ttatatcaaaTGATATGACATAAACGGGACGGATTTTAATTCGGAGTATATATGCACATATGATCTATATAATTACTAGTAAAACTTACAAGTTAAAAGTTTAACATATTAATATTTGGAAAAAATTTGCAAAAAAGATTTGGGTCTGTCATTTTCCTTTAAATATTGGTTGCGAGAAGTTAatgaaataaataaagttaaagtatATTTGTACGTGGCAGCGTCATTCAGATGCTTGTTTTCAGCCCCGTTTGAAAATTAAAGAGTTAAAATTTGGCGGAACAAGTTCCAACATTTCATCATCGGTCAGAAATGTCAAAAATATCTAGCATGATTTTATGTTAGCGACGAGGCATTTGAAGATTGGCCGTCAGATTTCGGTGAAAACTACATTTCTCAGGCCATACTTCTCTCCCAATCTCTGAAGAAAGATGATATCGATGAAAATTTTCGAGAAAATTATTGAGGACCTCAAGACCGGATACTATGAACACCGAATAATTACGTTCCCTTTGAGTTATTCATCCTATGGATCCGCTTACTGCAGAATGTTTTTAGATAGTTGATTCTGGGTAGTATCTGTTAATACAATCTTATATTTTGTATCAGCGAACAAGAAATTATAACTGCACATTGGTTTTTTAGATAGTTGATCTTGAGTCATATCTGTTAATACAATCTTCTATTTGATATCCGCTGTATTTAGCAGAACCTTCGCCGCAACGATGAATGCATAGAAGTGTCAAAGTCCAAATAAAAGGCACATGTTTTGTTCATACAATCTCCTACTATTTGGTATCCATTTTATTTTTCTGTAAAACCATTGCTGCAACGAAGAGTTCAGAGAACAAATAAAAGCTATGAGAAACACAACAGAACAAAAGCTTGTTGTCAAAGTATAGTTGGATGCTGAATTGTTGGTTGTTTATGGTGTTGGATTAAAATTAGTTCCCAGTCTGATTAGTGGGTAGTGAATACTATCTTTACATTACAAGTCAATTGTTCCAACAATCAAGATCACATATTCAACTGCTATACAATACTTAGAAATGAATCAAATAATCTTTAAGTTGTTTGAAATGATATTCATATCATATATATGTACTTCTTCAACAACCAGATCTTGATCTAAAGCTAGATACAGATACAAATGTGTGTCATTCAAGAAGGTATCAGATCTACTAACTAGAGTACACTTCTCAACAATTTTTCAATGCCTCCAGGACCATCAATTGTACCTGATCCAAATACTGATACATCATTATATCTGGtgtcaattttaattttaattttgtttgattaaaagaactAAATTGCATTGTTTGCTACAAGTCCTTCCTCAAATCCACCACCACTACACTGACGTTATCGGCAGTGTGCCTCGCCAAGGCTAGCTTGGTCAACAGAATCGACGCATCCGAACATGCCTTGTCGGAGCTCTCACATGCCGCTGATTCACATATCTCGGTTGCTCCTCCTGCCCGAGGTGACTTCGATTTCTTGGCACCAAGACACATTCTGGCAACGCCACAGGCAGTTTCGTTTGAAACCACGTCCCATAGTCCGTCGCTCGCTAGCACGAGACACTCATCGTCCGCCGTTCGATCTATCACGGTTACTTCCGGTTCCGATATCACATAAGGCTTCAGATAATTATCACCTGAAAAAACAAACACATGATAATTTAGATCTTCAATCATATTATTGCTTGAATTCACGATATTAAACACATATTTATTCTACATGCTACAAACTCTAGAATACATGCACAAACGTTCATTTCATAACACAACTACATAGTGCAACAAATCACTAATCCTAAAACTAAAGGTGCAATTAATTGAATCGAAACATGATAAATAACATATACAATTTCTTTATAAGCTTACCGATAGCTCTAGACATGGCCAAAACTCCGAGAACACGAGCACCGTCCCAATAGATAACACGTCCACCAGAGTCCTCAATTCGTTTCAACTCATCAGGTCTATCAGGCTgcaaaatttaacaaaaaaacaAATTAGATCTCAATCGCTGAATCAATCACAAACATTTCTAACACAAAACCTCAGATTTAATACCTTGTGATCAGTAGAAAGCGGAGTAACAACACCGCCGCGACAAATCACCGCACGCGAATCACCACAATTTGACACGATAATCTTATCCTTAGTCACAAGTGCAACAACAGCAGTGGATCCAACAGCATCACACTTGGGAGTTTGAAGCTCACAGCGACAATTAGGACTTAACTGTCCAGAATTCCTGCTCCATTCAGTTACTTCTTCATCCATCCGCGAAAAGCTCTTCGTCATTGTTTCTAACCACGCTTCATCATCCTTAcgtttctccacttcatgcttcACAATCTCGTGCATTCGTTCCTTGCACTTCATCGCAACCTACACAAACCAAATCAAAATCACTTAACAACCTAGAATGACTTggtaaaatataatttaacataTATAACAAAATTGTAATTACATGAGAGCAGCCGTGACCGTCGTAAACGCCGTAAAAATGACTTCCACCGGAGAACGAAGGATGGATAGCAACCGCATCTTCCATATCACGTCTCTGTCCGCACACAGACGTTAATCCAAACTTCGGACCCTCCGATATGACCTCAGGATCCGATTTAGAACCTTCAGAATCCGATTCAAACACATTTGAACATTTTCGCGGTAAATCCTCAACTTCAAACTCAGTAGTTGAATCTAAATTAGACGCTTCACGTTTCTGACTTTTCCGGCTATTTTCCGGCGACAAAACGGTGACATCCGCCGGAACAAAATTAAACTGATGCATCTCCATTCTTCTCTTCCTAGCCGCTTTGGAGCTCGGCTCTACTGGCGTAGATGTCTTGGTTTCACCACCATAACAAACACTCGCCATTAATAGAAGTAAAATCCAAACACACTGAAAATTGCTCAGAAATATTATAATCGAATAATTGAATGATTTTATGGTTTCAAAATGTTTGagatgaaaatgaaattgaaATGAAGAAGTGAGAGAGAATGTAGAGATGAAAATATATAAGGTAAAGAGTTACGGGCAGGTTTGGGCAGCTGACCGCACCGTCCGGGGCAGCGAGAGAGGAGAGAAGGCAGTTGGTGTGACGTAGAGATTCTGAATACGAGAGATGAGATCGCGGCCGTTAATTTAGAGGAGGGGAGAGAGGTTGATGAGATACACGTGTAGGGCATGTTAGCTGTGGTTAAGACGTGGACGAATGAGGAGAGAACACGAGAGAGATAATGTAGGAGGGGGTGTTTTACTGACACGCATGTGGTGTTTAGGCAGATGCTCTTGCCTCTCGCTACCTTTGTGTATTTTCGGGAAAATATCACGGATTTTTATTAATTGCAAGCCACGCGCAGTGTGTTTATTAAATATTTCAGCCTAAGTCCCGTTTTACTTGCCATATTTAACCCTTGACATGTTAATTTGATTAAACTTTAACTGAAGTCtattaatattttatcaatttataaaataaaataaaatgcaTTGTAGGAAAGAACTTTTAATATACTTTAATAtgtaaatttttaatttttaatttttaaatagtTTAAGTGTTATTTATATTTTTTGGTCAAAAAATTAGTTAATTTGACCGATAAAAATAgaaatatgacaactaaaaagGGATAGAAAGATTATACCGATGTTAATAACATTGACTCCTTATTCAAAAATTTATTCAAGAGTAGAAGAGTTGCCTCCCGTGTCATGAATGACGAGGGTTTAACATTAAGCTATGATACCCTAGTCCGTACAATTTATGAAAGCTTGACAATCAAATTTTATTAACTTtttcaattaaaatattaaattaatactTTCTCTTTCTCATTCAATTTTATATACAGTTTTTTTTGGTGACGTCACTCTCAATTTTACACATTTCAAAAAAGgaaaaattttataatataaaaaataaatatatacacTTACATTCATTACTTTCTTtaactatatttattttatatattaaatatttattattctcattattttacctacttttcttatattgttaataaataatattttttcttatttttgtaTCACACCCCATACCTATACTATTGAAAAGGACATATGCGGCATTTTTTAATagaaaattaatttataaattaatgtCAATATTTCTTAGACTAATGAGAGTGAAATATACGTGTGATACGGAGAGCGTTGGCATGAAAATGGTTGTAGGAGTTACTTATAGAAATGTGAGTTAGGAGAAGCAGCAACAGCAGAAAGGTGGGTCCAAGAGAGGGACACGTATGAAGGGACCACAATTCAAACATTGATTGACCGCTTTCCCAGGACAATAGCCTGTGTCCACCTTTTGCGAAGGACAGGTGTTACATTTTATACGGGGTAATGATAATGCAAATAATCTCTTTCCTATCTACGACACGACACGTTTCTGCCTTCCTTCTCTTACCATTTTATTATTTTCTGCTTCTCTTTTGACAGCCGTCCCGTGATTATTTATTCAAGTTTGGTTTTATATTAGGCATTAATAACTACTTAACTTATTGATTCGTTTTGTTTAGTTGATGTACGTGTTATCAGCTCACAAACCCCGGGGATTCTTGCTTATGAAAAGTCTATGATATTAGGCTTGTTAGAGATTTTAGGCTCTTTTTTTTAACTCAAACGTGTCTATATACAAATTACGAACGCAAGTCTCCCCCTTTCTTTTTAGAATCGGTAGGTAGATTTATTTGAATTTGAACTGTTTCagtaaaaaatttatttatttttctttaaaagtTTTGTTTCTTTGTTAATCATGTTTATTCGGGGACGAGGATCGGAAGGTGATCACATGCcccaaaaaaattaaaaatttttacaaaaaatactaatttttctaattttttttgcaaaaatactatctTTTCAAATTTATTGCAAATATATTATCTTAATTGCAAATATactttaattttttattattattatatatttatatttttttatttaataattatactATGTTGACTGTGCGCTGACTGTGCGCCACGTGGCAGGTGGACCCCACCCTGCTGACGCAACGGGTGGATCCCATCCTAGTGCTGACGTGGCAGGCGGGTCCCACCCCAATGCTGACGTGACATGTGACGTGGCAAGTGAGTCTCACCCAATGCTGACGGGCAGCTGACGTGGCAGGCTGTGGGGCTGTTGATGTGACAGTGGGCCCCGCAGGATAGCAACCTAAAATGCAACCAAACTTATAAGCAATCTTAAAAAGTATATTtgcaaattttttaaaaaaatggcagtatttttgcaaaaatgtTTTTATCCTTGACTATTTTTCAAAAAAACCCAAAAATTAAGGTCTTGTTTACTTACAGAAAAAATTTCCAGTTTTCTGTTTTCCAGTTTTCTAAAATTTTCTCACTATTATATTTCTTAAAAAACTATTGAAAAATAGAAAATATGTTCCAAATTAACTTAAACAAAAAagtagaatatatatatatatatatatatatatatatatataacttcataatttgaaatatataattcttttatgtaatcaataaacaattataaataatgttattttcaacaaaattatattatgaaaacttatttttaaattatttaattatatttatatagttttcaatatttgtattatatatcaacttttatttattattatgttaacaatttatttgttattattttattaatataaaatttttaatCTTATGTGAGTttgttttgaatttattttaaaataaatgtattaataatattaattatattaCTATTAATAAtattcatgtatttttatttaaaaaagcaatataataatatattatgcattgttgatagggataaataaattatgcttgtataattaaatactgcattaattgtacgagctgtgggctgctaggcccaataaaaagatatatgatactcggaccagaaaggttaagcctgatggaccagatcaggcctgatggaataaaaaaggcccaaaaactctgattattaattaatttcgtaattaattaataagggacaaatcagatgttgaaaagagtcccgataaggatataaatccttggagattagcctcaaagggacctaaaaggataaggaatcagtttcctagtatctaggactccaaagtccattctaattatgagacttgcccaccaagtctcctataccaaattcaattcaaggactcccaacatctatataaggggtctcacccccaccaatcagaactacgttttttggcttgattctctaattcacagagatacgtaggcatctcgtaaaggcagattgagtcacgaaacacgagagcagccattaaaggccttgagctcccgaatcttagtattaaatatagcaagtaataaccttagtttttttatccataacatttggcgccgtctgtgggaaagcaacaacaaccatggcgagaacacgaagaacaattggagctctagaggaaggaacaccatcagagacaacccaggtgatttcatcaaccgtggaggttcctccccattcaacttatgcatctactcagagggaagcccagacaggggcaactcaacctcagccacaagggacaactcccccgattattcaaggtacgaatcctcaagttcaacaagtacatatacctgtgaattctcgacccgtcaggtatgaatattcaactgttgttactactaaccccccttatgagATGCCCCTTCgtcctgaggttggaggaagcggatatgcggggcgaggcgaagcacgagggcagtcacccccctatatacgaggtttgggtcctattcctgaggatcgggaattttctggtccttatactgagagagactccgaatcttcggatgatgaagtggccccgagaaggaggcgtcctggaaaagagccaatggccgatggaaggcaacgcccccaaagcaccccaggggcgaatccccaagaagtgcaggaaaggatcagggctcatgaggctgaaatccaaaggctgaggcgtgatttggaggctcaccaagccaccagaccccacatacatcctagggggagaaatcctcctcctatcatagacctggatggtccggtaagaagaaggactgctgtcccaagaactgatccaagcaatctccttccccttggagatcctgattatccaactccacccttcacagaagagataatgaatgcccatatctcaaggaaattcaagatgcccactatcaaaacctatgatggcacgggagaccccgctaatcatgttaggacattctctaatgcactgctgctgcaacccgtgaatgatgctataaaatgtcgggccttccctcaaaccctgtcgggtatggctcaaagatggtacagtcgcctacccccaaattctattggatcattcagagaattaagtcaggcttttattaagcaattcatcagtggaagagtccatgagaaaagttcagcatctcttatgagtcttgtgcagggagctaaggaatccttaagagattacctgaaccgttttacaaaggaggctttaaaagtcccagaccttgatgataaggtagccatgatagcactgcaacaaggaactagggatgagtttttcaagatgtctttggccaaacgaccccctgagagcatgttgcagctccaagagagggcagggaagtatatcaaggttgaagaaagtatgaggaagaccgtagtaagtaatgagcccactggaggcaagaaacgaaaaactgatttggagtatatcgctaaggacaaatatcctagaaccgaacaaaaccctgattcaaccccaaagaagggaggacctgggcaaaagttcactgaatacgctaagctgaatgctcctagaagtcagattttgatggagattgagaaagacagagatattcgctggcctaagcccttgaaggctgatcccgccaagctagataagggcaagtattgcaggtttcacaaagatgttggccatgacaccgatgagtgtaggcaattgaaagatgaaattgagtttttgattcgaaaaggaagattgaacaagtatactggagaaggaggggataggaataataatggaaggaagaactttgaggatcgtaggagggaccaagacgatcaggggcgaaacccccagcctagaggaccagttataaacaccatttatggagggccgagacctcgagggcctgtgataaacacgatctttggaggtccaactgctgctggattgtccaaaaattccagaaaggcatacactagagaggttatgcatattgttggagaagccccgaagagggccaggacagaagtaacattggcttttgatgattccgacctagagggtgtgaagtttccccatgacgacccgctggtcataacaccaataataggaaatatcccggttaagagggtccttgtggataatggtgcttctgtggatatcttgctccacgacacctttctaaggatggggtataacgactcccagttaacaccaaccgacatgccgatatatggatttgctggagtagaatgtcctgtggaagggataatcaaattgcctaccaccataggtacggagccaaggcaagcaacgcagatgctggatttcgtggtggtaaaggctagttcaacttataatgctatcatggggagaacagggatacatgccttcaaggcagtcccctcttcctaccattcagtcatgaagtttcccacccgaaacgggattggagaagagagaggagatcaaaaaatggctagaagctgttatgtggcctctttgagggcagatggagtcggggggcaggttcttcctattaaagatatggatgttcgagaaaatgatgagaatagaggaaggccagcagaagaattggtctcggttcctttagaccccgagaatcctgagaggacgactttcattggagccacattagaggagccccttagagggaagttagtgaaatttttgcaagaaaatagtgatgtgtttgcatggtcagcagctgatatgccaggcatagacccggagttaattactcacaagctaaacgtagattcaagccggaagacagtgaaacaaaagaaaagaaattttgccccggaaagacaagaggctataaagcaggaagtggaaaagctcttagaggctggtttcattgaggagattcaatttccggagtggttagcaaaccctgtaatggtgaagaaggctaatggaaagtggaggatgtgtatagacttcaccgatctgaatgatgcatgccccaaagactgttttccgctgcctagaattgatactttgattgatgccaccgctggacatgagatgctgagtttcatggatgggtttagcggatacaaccagatcaaaatgcataaggatgatattccaaaggtatcatttatcactgactttggtgtttattgttatcttgttatggcgtttggtctcaagaatgcaggagccacctatcaaaggttggtgaatagaatttttaaggatcttattggtaagactatggaagtctatgttgatgacatgttagtcaagagtctagtaaagactgatcatatagcccatttaagggaagcttttgaggtcctgaggtaccacaagatgatgttgaatccgacgaagtgtgctttcggagtaggatctggaaaattcttgggattgatggtctcgaagaggggaattgaggcaaatcctgataaaataaaggcaatcctggacatggaacccccaaaactgtcaaggatgttcagaagctcacaggaagggttgctgcgttaggacgattcatctccaagtcaggagacaagtgcttgtcatttttcaagtcactaaagaacatcaaagactttgtatggagtgaggaaaatcagaaggcatttgaagagttaaagaagtatatggaccaggccccgttgttggccaagccagttctgaatgaagttttattcttgtacttggctgtgtcagagagcgccttgagcgccgtgttggttaaggaggaactgaaagtccagaaacccgtatactatgtcagcaaaattttgcatggtgctgagttgaattattcagccattgagaaattcgctttagccttggtaatggcttcaagaaagctgcgtccttattttcaagctcaccaaattgaagtgttaacaaatcagccactgagaaatatcattcacagtcccaaggcaagtgggagactgattaagtgggcaatagagttgggagagttcgatctcaagtataagccacgtacggccataaaagcccaggcactagctgacttcgtggtggaatgtaccatacccaaccaagaagtcggggggcaggaagataccatacctcaagacaagggagtcgacaatggggacaaggagaaagaatattgggttctctattttgatggagcatcaaaaacaaattccagtggagcagggttggttctgcaaagccctgatggattcttaattgagtatgccatgaagctagacttcccaaccacaaacaatgaggcagagtatgaagccctgattgctggccttggtctagctgggacacttagagtcaaaaacttaaaggtccgtggagactcgaagttgatcatatcccaggtaaagggagaatttgaggtaagggatgatacgatggctaagtatgttcgcctagtaagggctgtgatgacccaatttaatgaatgccatgttgaacacattccaagggaagaaaatgttaaggcagatgcgctatcaaagttcacttcgtctgagattgaagaaagttcaggaagtgtgtacttccgtgttttgaagacacgaagcatagatgttaagctgctggctcccataggcttggggacgtcatggattgatcccatcaaggctcacattcagaccggttggttgccaagtgatgcaactgaagcacggaagttaactgttcgggcactaaggtactctttgatagatgggaatctttacaaaagatctttcgtggttccctacttgaggtgtctcaggcccgatgaggcacgcttggctcttgaagaagtgcatgaaggtatttgtggacaacacttgggggggagggccttggctcataagataactcgtttaggcttctattggccagaaatgatggctgatgccaaagaatatgtgaagaagtgtgatcgctgtcagaagcatgcaccagttgttagacaaccccccgagatgctgacctctatcaactcgcctattccctttgccatgtgggggatggatattctagggccttttcctatggccacggcacaaaggaaatttctgattgtagccattgattatttcaccaagttaattgaagccaaacccttggccaaaatcacaactaagcaggttgcacaattcctgtgggaaaacattatgtgccaatatggaattccccgtatcctcgtcactgacaatggaacacaattcaacaatgaggaattcaagaagtattgtgaagaaaatgaaattgagttacgattcacctctgtggctcacccgcaagccaatgggcaagcagaggtagcaaatcggataatcctggatggactaaaaaagaggatcgagaagtcaagaaataattgggtggatgagatacttccaatattatgggcctataggactacctgtagagtcacgacaggagcaactcctttcatgttggcatatggggcagaagcagtagttcctgtggagatatcgcattcctctccaaggattcagactttcaatgctgtagaaaatgaggaagggcagaggttagccctggatctaattgatgaagtacgagatgaggcacacgccaagatagtagaatatcagaaaaaggcttcattctattacaacctaagggttaaagaaagattttttaaacaaggagatctagtcttgagaaaaatagaggcatctggtgtaggacaaaaagggaagcttgccccgaattgggaagggccgtacagagtcaagagtgttcaaggtagaggaacctacaagctagagactatggatggatttgaagtcccgagaacttggcatgcacaaaacctgaaggtttactatgtgtagggcagccggatacgattctcactcgtcagga
This genomic interval from Apium graveolens cultivar Ventura chromosome 8, ASM990537v1, whole genome shotgun sequence contains the following:
- the LOC141677537 gene encoding protein phosphatase 2C 37; this translates as MASVCYGGETKTSTPVEPSSKAARKRRMEMHQFNFVPADVTVLSPENSRKSQKREASNLDSTTEFEVEDLPRKCSNVFESDSEGSKSDPEVISEGPKFGLTSVCGQRRDMEDAVAIHPSFSGGSHFYGVYDGHGCSHVAMKCKERMHEIVKHEVEKRKDDEAWLETMTKSFSRMDEEVTEWSRNSGQLSPNCRCELQTPKCDAVGSTAVVALVTKDKIIVSNCGDSRAVICRGGVVTPLSTDHKPDRPDELKRIEDSGGRVIYWDGARVLGVLAMSRAIGDNYLKPYVISEPEVTVIDRTADDECLVLASDGLWDVVSNETACGVARMCLGAKKSKSPRAGGATEICESAACESSDKACSDASILLTKLALARHTADNVSVVVVDLRKDL